One segment of Halomonas sp. TD01 DNA contains the following:
- a CDS encoding alkaline phosphatase: MIRLLLTCITLNFLLVLPLWWRFGEIGSPLIAWEAWVIAPVMLLIRPGNLRRWLAILLVSWLALVTAANLGDAATHTAFGRSLNLYLDVPLVRSIYHLLVGNVGQLAATFLMLFGSAALLGSLWVMLRLLLPAKHLSVWRAPGALAILVMITAAGFAVSEANGKRLVAKSTLPAVNTTRFQWEQVVATHQARVAFTEQLQDTPLEPRPLPGLLGRNVLLTFIESYGVSAINDSRYSNVLLSTLDDIQQRLGQRDLHVVSGLLKAPIRGGQSWLAHATALSGRWIDNQLWYRLMLESDHSTLVDDFSSTGQRTLSVMPAITLAWPEGLAYGFDEIAAAKDLPYAGPPLNWVTMPDQFTLDYTQRHLLGDMPVFAQLALISSHAPWTPILPVFEDWSMIGDGRIFAPWEEAGDPPEVLWQDIERIRDHYAWSIDYAVKVTGRWAERVVDDNTLLIVLGDHQAAPLITGDNASAAVPVHVISGDPGLLAPFKARGFINGMLPALESPEEAAKMSQLRHWLQQDFGTPALTTSTGTTP; encoded by the coding sequence ATGATTCGTCTTCTACTCACGTGTATAACGCTCAACTTTCTACTGGTATTGCCGCTTTGGTGGCGTTTCGGTGAGATTGGCTCCCCTTTAATTGCTTGGGAAGCATGGGTAATAGCACCCGTAATGCTGCTTATTCGCCCAGGTAACTTACGTCGCTGGCTGGCTATTTTGTTGGTAAGTTGGCTTGCCTTGGTAACGGCAGCCAATCTAGGTGATGCGGCGACACACACCGCGTTTGGTCGGTCACTAAACCTCTACCTGGACGTGCCCTTGGTGCGCTCTATCTACCATTTGTTAGTAGGTAATGTAGGTCAACTAGCAGCAACTTTCCTGATGTTGTTTGGCAGCGCTGCCCTGTTAGGGAGTTTATGGGTGATGCTGCGATTGCTGTTACCTGCGAAACATCTATCGGTATGGAGGGCTCCAGGTGCTCTAGCCATCCTGGTAATGATTACTGCGGCAGGGTTCGCGGTTTCCGAGGCCAACGGCAAGCGCTTAGTTGCTAAATCAACGTTGCCTGCTGTTAACACCACGCGTTTTCAGTGGGAACAGGTAGTGGCGACTCATCAGGCAAGAGTGGCGTTTACCGAGCAGTTGCAGGATACACCGTTAGAGCCCAGGCCATTACCTGGTTTGTTGGGGCGCAACGTCTTATTAACGTTTATTGAGTCTTATGGTGTATCGGCCATTAATGACTCTCGCTATAGCAATGTCTTGCTTTCCACGTTAGATGACATACAGCAACGTTTGGGGCAGCGCGATCTACACGTTGTGTCAGGCTTGCTGAAAGCGCCTATACGGGGTGGTCAGTCATGGCTTGCCCATGCCACGGCACTGAGCGGTCGCTGGATTGATAACCAGCTATGGTACAGGCTGATGCTGGAAAGCGACCATTCAACACTCGTTGATGATTTTAGTAGCACTGGGCAGCGGACGCTCAGTGTCATGCCCGCCATTACATTGGCTTGGCCAGAAGGGCTGGCCTACGGCTTTGATGAGATTGCGGCAGCGAAAGATTTACCCTACGCCGGGCCGCCGCTGAACTGGGTCACAATGCCCGATCAGTTCACTCTGGATTACACCCAGCGACATTTGTTGGGAGACATGCCGGTATTCGCGCAACTCGCACTGATTTCTAGCCACGCGCCATGGACGCCAATTTTGCCCGTTTTCGAAGACTGGTCGATGATTGGCGATGGGCGTATTTTCGCCCCTTGGGAGGAGGCCGGCGATCCGCCAGAAGTGCTCTGGCAGGATATTGAGCGCATCCGTGACCATTACGCGTGGTCAATAGACTACGCTGTGAAGGTCACAGGGCGCTGGGCTGAGCGAGTGGTTGATGACAACACACTATTGATTGTACTTGGAGACCATCAGGCGGCACCGTTGATTACTGGCGACAACGCCAGTGCTGCAGTGCCTGTGCATGTGATTAGCGGCGATCCTGGGTTATTAGCACCTTTTAAAGCACGTGGTTTTATTAATGGCATGTTGCCTGCACTGGAAAGCCCAGAGGAAGCCGCGAAAATGAGCCAGCTGCGTCATTGGTTGCAGCAAGACTTTGGTACGCCAGCATTAACCACTTCTACAGGGACGACACCATGA
- a CDS encoding glucan biosynthesis protein, with product MSVRTAAKWMLSFNCLIAFCAVANDDDVFDHVIERAQTLADAPYQAPNESLPSALKSLDYDLYREIRFKPERAYWRDESPLSMQLFHSGFIFQTPVAINVIENGDVEPLSFSADDFQYDGDANRLLEHDLTGSGHAGFRLHYPINNDDYADEFAVFLGASYFRLVGHDQAYGLSTRGLAIDTALASGEEFPKFREFWLYKPDENSDSITLLALMDSPSLSGAYRITLTPGESTKADVEATLFARSDIEKLGVAPLTSMFTFGEASTERPDDFRPQVHDSDGLLIHTGADEWIWRPLQNPSSVRVSAFIDDAPNGFGLMQRERDFGRYLDLEAHYHRRPSQWVEPLEDWGPGHVELVEIPTPDETHDNIVAYWVAEEALTAGESRHLHYRTFTLNEQPEANLLGKVVRTRHGSAAVPGEADSPSADQRQFIVDFQGGKLDDLTSSEPIELDISVQNSEALLPQVKTLPNNGRRATFRLPPGSEPSDIRLRLMMKGEPVTETWNYVWYPDA from the coding sequence ATGAGTGTTCGTACTGCTGCAAAATGGATGTTGTCATTTAACTGCCTGATCGCCTTTTGCGCGGTTGCTAACGATGACGATGTTTTTGACCACGTCATTGAGCGCGCTCAGACGCTAGCCGATGCGCCTTACCAAGCGCCAAATGAGTCGCTTCCCAGCGCTTTGAAGTCGTTGGACTATGACCTGTATCGAGAAATCCGTTTCAAACCCGAGCGAGCCTACTGGCGCGATGAAAGCCCTCTCAGTATGCAGCTATTTCACAGCGGATTTATATTTCAAACACCCGTCGCTATTAATGTGATCGAGAACGGTGACGTTGAACCACTCTCTTTCTCGGCAGATGACTTTCAGTACGATGGTGATGCCAACCGCTTGTTAGAGCATGATTTAACAGGCAGCGGTCATGCAGGCTTTAGGCTGCATTACCCTATCAATAATGATGATTATGCCGATGAATTTGCTGTTTTTCTTGGCGCAAGCTACTTCCGTCTAGTAGGACACGACCAAGCCTACGGCCTTTCTACCCGCGGGCTTGCGATTGATACTGCGTTAGCCAGTGGTGAAGAGTTCCCTAAATTTCGCGAATTCTGGCTTTATAAGCCGGATGAAAATTCTGACAGCATTACGCTTCTCGCACTCATGGATAGCCCGTCGCTAAGCGGCGCTTACCGCATTACGTTAACACCGGGCGAGAGCACCAAGGCAGATGTAGAAGCAACGCTGTTTGCACGTTCTGATATAGAAAAGCTAGGGGTTGCACCGCTCACCAGCATGTTCACTTTTGGGGAAGCCAGCACCGAACGACCTGATGACTTTCGCCCTCAGGTACATGATTCTGATGGTTTGCTAATACACACGGGAGCCGACGAGTGGATTTGGCGGCCGTTGCAAAATCCCTCATCCGTACGCGTATCAGCGTTTATAGATGATGCACCCAATGGGTTTGGTTTAATGCAACGGGAGCGGGACTTTGGCCGCTACCTAGACCTTGAAGCACACTACCACCGCCGCCCCAGCCAGTGGGTCGAGCCACTGGAGGATTGGGGCCCAGGACATGTAGAGCTAGTCGAAATCCCCACGCCAGATGAAACCCACGATAACATTGTGGCTTACTGGGTGGCCGAGGAGGCGCTCACTGCTGGCGAATCACGCCACCTTCACTATCGAACGTTTACGCTCAATGAACAGCCCGAGGCTAATTTACTGGGCAAGGTTGTGCGCACCCGCCATGGAAGCGCAGCGGTTCCAGGCGAGGCCGACTCCCCCTCTGCTGATCAGCGCCAATTCATCGTAGATTTCCAGGGCGGCAAACTGGATGACCTGACATCAAGCGAGCCAATCGAGCTGGACATTAGCGTGCAAAATAGTGAGGCATTACTACCTCAAGTCAAAACACTCCCCAACAACGGGCGACGGGCTACTTTCCGATTGCCCCCCGGCAGCGAGCCCAGTGATATCCGGCTGCGCCTGATGATGAAAGGAGAGCCCGTAACTGAAACCTGGAATTACGTGTGGTATCCCGATGCCTGA
- the mdoH gene encoding glucans biosynthesis glucosyltransferase MdoH, which yields MPDLHALRPSMPWLNGRRAFLAFTVLATSIGGCIVMAKVVANLAIGWQIIMLILFALTFTWIALAFWGALCGFVLCALRRDPLSLRRQAIVNPNASLLVSRTALVMPIYAEPPIPTIAGLEATCRSLLQQAEAYGAGTPSAINKYFEVFVLSDTQESAMADIEAAHVAALQQRLAGQIAIHYRRRPNNDGRKAGNIAEFCRRWGRRYDYIVVLDADSLMSGATLLHLVHRMQRQPSVGLIQTVPIPVGQRTLFGRFTQLASALYSPMLAAGQSFWQGDAANYWGHNAIIRTRAFMAHAGLPTLSGKPPLGGELLSHDFVEAALLKRGGWQVLLDTSATTAVSRHNPYASASHNSFEAMPSNMLDFAKRDRRWLQGNLQHLRLLTGAGFHPISRLHFLLGAFAYLSSLVWLGLLLCTSLMVGYQAIETTSTPPLPEALSLGLLSVTLGMLIAPKLLGLLLTFWQCPHAYGGRLKLVTSTLLEILFAALIAPLMMAWHSLFIINVLIGRAIDWQTQHRGERSLSWRETWHHTGWMTLCGIAWAGTMMHFSPSAFGWLTPAWLGLIGAAPLVKYSSSATWGSVISRKFGLLQTPSSAQQPPLLEDFAALESHSHHSSTTLSNPSLTLSLALPQEQPGDMPCQSFRYHAQTATEHAPSVKEPY from the coding sequence ATGCCTGATCTCCACGCGTTGCGGCCTTCGATGCCCTGGCTTAACGGTCGCCGAGCCTTCCTTGCTTTTACGGTGTTAGCCACCAGCATCGGTGGCTGTATCGTGATGGCGAAGGTAGTTGCCAACCTTGCCATTGGTTGGCAAATCATCATGTTGATACTCTTTGCATTAACGTTTACTTGGATAGCGCTGGCTTTCTGGGGAGCACTGTGTGGCTTTGTGCTTTGTGCGCTACGTCGCGACCCACTCAGCTTACGTCGCCAAGCCATTGTGAACCCCAATGCCAGCCTGCTAGTCAGCCGCACCGCACTCGTAATGCCTATTTATGCAGAACCTCCTATCCCTACCATTGCGGGGCTAGAAGCAACGTGTCGTTCACTTCTCCAGCAAGCAGAAGCGTATGGTGCAGGAACACCCAGTGCTATCAACAAATACTTTGAAGTGTTTGTGTTGAGCGATACCCAAGAGTCGGCCATGGCAGACATCGAAGCGGCCCATGTGGCTGCCTTGCAACAGCGCCTTGCCGGACAGATAGCCATTCATTATCGGCGACGCCCTAATAATGATGGCCGAAAAGCAGGCAATATTGCAGAGTTTTGTCGCCGCTGGGGCCGCCGCTATGACTACATTGTAGTGCTTGATGCCGACAGCTTAATGAGTGGCGCAACGCTGCTGCATTTGGTACACCGAATGCAGCGCCAGCCAAGCGTAGGACTTATCCAAACAGTGCCTATCCCCGTTGGCCAACGTACGCTATTTGGTCGTTTTACCCAGCTAGCCTCGGCACTTTACAGCCCCATGCTAGCGGCAGGCCAAAGTTTTTGGCAGGGCGATGCGGCGAATTACTGGGGGCATAATGCGATCATTCGTACACGCGCTTTCATGGCCCATGCGGGGCTACCGACGCTTTCAGGCAAGCCCCCTTTAGGGGGAGAGTTGCTAAGTCATGACTTCGTCGAAGCGGCTCTCCTGAAACGAGGTGGCTGGCAGGTGTTACTGGATACCTCTGCGACAACCGCCGTATCTCGTCACAACCCTTACGCTAGCGCGTCACACAACAGCTTTGAAGCCATGCCCAGCAACATGCTCGACTTTGCCAAGCGTGATCGCCGCTGGCTACAGGGCAATCTACAGCACTTACGCTTACTCACCGGCGCAGGGTTCCACCCGATTAGTCGACTACACTTTTTATTAGGCGCGTTTGCCTACCTTTCTTCGCTTGTTTGGCTTGGGCTGCTACTCTGCACCAGCCTCATGGTGGGTTATCAAGCCATTGAGACCACGTCAACCCCGCCGTTGCCTGAAGCCCTCTCTCTGGGGCTGTTAAGCGTAACGCTGGGCATGCTGATTGCGCCCAAGCTACTGGGTCTGTTACTGACGTTCTGGCAATGCCCCCATGCGTATGGCGGGCGACTCAAGCTTGTCACCAGCACGTTATTGGAAATTCTGTTTGCCGCTCTGATTGCGCCGCTGATGATGGCGTGGCACAGCTTATTTATCATCAACGTGCTGATTGGCCGGGCCATTGACTGGCAAACTCAGCATCGTGGGGAGCGTTCGCTCAGTTGGCGAGAGACATGGCACCACACAGGATGGATGACGTTGTGTGGCATTGCCTGGGCAGGCACGATGATGCACTTTTCACCCTCCGCGTTTGGCTGGCTAACACCCGCATGGCTGGGGCTGATTGGAGCCGCTCCGTTGGTGAAATATTCCAGCAGTGCCACCTGGGGAAGCGTCATTAGCCGCAAGTTCGGCTTACTGCAAACGCCGAGTTCAGCACAACAACCACCTCTTTTGGAGGACTTTGCCGCGTTAGAAAGCCACAGTCATCACTCCAGTACCACCTTATCTAACCCGTCGCTAACACTTTCTCTAGCGCTTCCCCAAGAACAGCCAGGCGATATGCCCTGCCAATCGTTTCGCTATCACGCTCAAACAGCAACTGAACATGCACCATCCGTTAAGGAGCCTTACTAA
- a CDS encoding FkbM family methyltransferase, with amino-acid sequence MPSAFFDRLRSASGMARSLFIYWRPGRQRGLKQLYRPFIQPGDIAFDIGAHLGDRSAAFHALGAKVVALEPQPALAKWFKRILNRPNITLLPLAAGPQPGHADIAISVSNPTLSTLATEWRHQVGERNPGFQHVQWEQQLRVEVTTLDQLIATYGEPSFIKIDVEGFEAEVLMGLNHPVAALSVEFVAGVLEASHACVEQLCRLGDYRFNAIAGEQRHFRWATWQTPETITQWLNDGVEGMASGDLYACRADHPLLNASA; translated from the coding sequence ATGCCTTCTGCTTTTTTTGATCGGCTCCGCAGTGCCAGCGGTATGGCGCGTTCACTGTTTATTTACTGGCGGCCAGGAAGGCAAAGGGGCCTAAAGCAGTTATATCGTCCGTTTATTCAGCCGGGCGATATCGCTTTTGATATTGGCGCTCACTTAGGCGACCGTAGTGCCGCCTTCCACGCGCTAGGTGCTAAGGTAGTGGCATTAGAGCCACAGCCAGCACTGGCCAAATGGTTTAAACGGATACTCAATCGGCCGAACATTACGCTCCTACCACTGGCCGCTGGACCGCAGCCCGGCCATGCGGATATCGCTATCAGTGTTAGTAACCCGACCCTCTCTACCCTAGCGACCGAGTGGCGTCATCAGGTGGGCGAACGCAACCCTGGCTTTCAGCACGTGCAATGGGAACAGCAGCTAAGAGTGGAAGTCACCACACTGGATCAACTGATCGCCACTTACGGCGAACCAAGCTTTATAAAAATTGATGTTGAAGGGTTTGAAGCAGAGGTACTAATGGGACTTAATCACCCCGTCGCAGCGCTTTCAGTGGAATTTGTTGCAGGCGTGTTAGAGGCCAGCCATGCCTGCGTTGAACAGCTGTGCCGCCTTGGTGACTACCGCTTCAATGCAATTGCCGGTGAGCAGCGCCACTTTCGCTGGGCAACCTGGCAAACCCCTGAAACCATTACCCAGTGGCTTAACGATGGCGTTGAAGGCATGGCCTCAGGGGATCTCTACGCCTGCCGTGCCGACCATCCGCTGTTAAACGCATCCGCATAA
- a CDS encoding creatininase family protein, which translates to MIYHWQTLTAPQLASIAEGDPVAVITLGAIEQHGTHLPLGTDLMIGEGLQAAMLDIIDPALDVLCLPAIAVGASDEHANFPGTLSLPAPLAIATLEAYGESIAQAGIKKLVLINSHGGNKAVMDLAALTLRKQFAMRVVKATYTRLPPLEGAINADELRYGLHGGLLETAIMLHLAPEFVQLDSYQPTPPAMPKGDALVSPEGSAAFAWLAEDLSTFGVAGDATDAHKALGERLVRHYATQLAQVVAETAHLPPLITRKTSN; encoded by the coding sequence ATGATTTATCACTGGCAAACCCTCACCGCTCCCCAACTCGCCTCGATTGCCGAAGGTGATCCAGTTGCAGTGATCACCCTGGGGGCAATTGAGCAGCACGGTACGCACTTGCCGTTAGGCACCGACCTGATGATTGGTGAAGGGTTACAAGCCGCCATGCTGGACATCATCGACCCAGCGCTTGATGTGTTATGCCTGCCAGCGATTGCCGTAGGCGCGAGCGACGAGCACGCCAACTTCCCAGGAACACTCAGCCTACCCGCTCCACTCGCCATCGCGACATTAGAGGCTTACGGCGAAAGCATTGCCCAGGCAGGTATAAAAAAGCTGGTGTTGATTAATAGCCACGGCGGCAATAAAGCCGTGATGGACCTTGCCGCGCTGACACTACGCAAGCAATTTGCAATGCGCGTAGTGAAAGCCACTTATACACGCCTTCCGCCACTGGAAGGTGCTATCAATGCCGATGAGCTGCGCTACGGGTTGCATGGCGGACTGCTGGAAACCGCCATCATGCTGCATTTAGCACCTGAATTTGTGCAGCTCGACAGCTACCAGCCCACACCACCGGCAATGCCTAAAGGTGACGCACTAGTGAGCCCAGAAGGTAGCGCCGCGTTTGCCTGGCTTGCCGAGGACTTGAGTACGTTCGGCGTTGCCGGTGATGCAACGGATGCTCATAAAGCATTAGGTGAACGGTTAGTAAGGCACTACGCCACTCAGTTAGCGCAGGTGGTGGCCGAAACCGCCCACCTGCCGCCGCTTATCACACGTAAAACATCAAATTAA
- the ribA gene encoding GTP cyclohydrolase II RibA: MYHIERAIFDIRRGLPVVINTGEQRLLVQALEGSVSVSSLAKLSGSRPALVLTRHRLEAMGMTLKADAACLPLTEQISERDLHHLAVSHEASKMSHSLLSGLKPAGVGERGAVALMRRALLIPAALCAEVSAASADHIAQQLSKGELLEVNARDAEKCLAGAPGMLKRVSEARIPLEEAPESRFVLFREPDGLREHVAVVIGDLDAIPGAVPLRMHSACLTGDLFGSLRCDCGEQLRNAVADIQAMGGGVLLYLAQEGRGIGLANKLRAYTLQDGGLDTVDADQVLGFGEDERQYAVAVDMLNALEVDKVQLLTNNPLKMAALREGGIEVVSRQALYGSVTDHNHRYLSAKASRAGHFLDEVLEGRGR; encoded by the coding sequence ATGTATCACATTGAACGCGCTATTTTCGATATTCGCCGTGGATTGCCCGTGGTGATTAATACCGGAGAGCAACGCCTGTTGGTACAGGCACTTGAAGGCAGTGTATCGGTCAGTTCACTGGCGAAACTTTCTGGCTCGCGACCTGCGCTGGTATTAACGCGTCATCGCCTGGAAGCAATGGGCATGACGCTTAAGGCGGATGCCGCTTGCTTACCGCTCACTGAGCAAATCAGTGAGCGTGATCTGCACCATCTTGCCGTGTCCCATGAAGCGTCGAAGATGTCCCACTCACTGTTAAGCGGCCTGAAGCCAGCAGGCGTAGGGGAGCGAGGCGCTGTGGCACTGATGCGTCGCGCGTTGTTGATACCGGCTGCGCTGTGCGCTGAGGTCAGTGCGGCATCCGCCGACCATATTGCTCAGCAGTTATCAAAAGGTGAACTGTTAGAGGTTAATGCCCGCGATGCTGAGAAGTGTTTAGCCGGCGCGCCGGGGATGCTAAAGCGCGTGAGTGAGGCGCGTATTCCGCTTGAAGAAGCACCCGAGAGTCGCTTCGTGCTGTTTCGCGAACCCGATGGCCTGCGAGAGCATGTGGCCGTGGTGATTGGCGATCTGGATGCCATCCCAGGTGCGGTTCCTTTGCGTATGCACTCGGCTTGTCTAACCGGTGACTTGTTTGGCAGCCTGCGCTGCGACTGCGGTGAGCAGCTACGTAACGCGGTGGCCGATATTCAAGCCATGGGCGGTGGTGTGTTGCTTTATTTAGCACAAGAAGGGCGGGGAATTGGCTTAGCCAATAAACTGCGCGCCTACACGCTGCAAGATGGTGGTTTAGATACGGTAGACGCCGACCAAGTGCTGGGGTTTGGCGAGGATGAGCGTCAGTACGCTGTCGCGGTTGATATGCTCAATGCACTTGAGGTAGATAAGGTTCAGCTACTGACCAACAACCCATTGAAAATGGCAGCCCTACGTGAAGGCGGTATTGAGGTCGTCTCACGTCAGGCGCTCTATGGCAGTGTGACTGATCACAATCACCGCTACCTAAGCGCCAAAGCAAGCCGGGCAGGGCACTTCCTAGACGAAGTGCTTGAAGGTCGTGGGCGTTAA
- a CDS encoding RibD family protein encodes MRHSSWVVAQLGQSLDGRIATESGHSHYINGVESLVHLHRLRALADAVVIGAGTASADNPQLTVRHVTGKHPTRVVIDPRGRVPADLALFTTPTAPTLHLTGPEATVAQTTAEHCVLPLDINGQFRPADVIALLANRGLTRVLVEGGGVTVSQFIEANAVDRLHLLVAPLLIGSGRPGLQMTPIDTLESALRPTMRSFRCGDDTLFDVVLSGRTA; translated from the coding sequence ATGCGTCATTCGAGCTGGGTGGTTGCCCAGCTGGGACAGAGCCTGGATGGACGCATTGCTACGGAAAGCGGTCATTCCCACTACATCAATGGCGTTGAAAGTTTGGTGCACCTGCACCGACTGCGTGCGCTGGCAGATGCCGTAGTGATCGGAGCGGGCACGGCGAGTGCTGATAACCCCCAACTCACGGTACGCCACGTAACGGGCAAGCACCCTACCCGAGTGGTGATTGACCCACGAGGGCGCGTACCAGCTGATTTGGCGCTGTTCACCACGCCTACCGCACCCACTCTGCATCTCACCGGGCCAGAGGCAACGGTGGCGCAAACGACGGCCGAACACTGCGTGTTGCCGCTGGATATCAATGGTCAGTTCCGCCCCGCCGACGTTATTGCCTTGCTGGCGAACCGTGGCCTGACTCGGGTATTGGTAGAAGGCGGCGGCGTTACTGTTTCGCAGTTCATTGAAGCAAATGCGGTTGACCGCCTGCATTTGCTGGTCGCGCCGCTGCTGATCGGTTCCGGCAGGCCTGGGTTGCAAATGACGCCCATCGACACCCTTGAGAGTGCGCTGCGTCCTACGATGCGATCTTTCCGGTGCGGGGACGACACGCTCTTCGACGTAGTGCTGAGCGGGCGCACTGCCTGA
- a CDS encoding glycosyltransferase — MSQPFTLIVAGDPDQRTGGYIYDAHIVAALRERGLVINVVGVSGRFPDADDEAAQSLADTLSALQNHARVIIDGLAMGALPEVVAVHAERLDITALLHHPLGDEQGLNEMEQQRFHRSELRGLAHVNRVIVTSRFTERRVKALAEQYALPFSASITVVEPGVEHAPVSSAAQPDEPIRLLCVATLTPRKGQDILVQALAGVERGHWRCDCFGGARDAAFTDRVQTLIDNHQLGDGVTLHGECDAATLEAAYQNAHALVLPSWYEGYGMVVTEALAHGLPVITTTGGALRDTLPKGAGISVAPGDVEALSSALAAFCHDETLRTELRAGAAAARACLGNWQAAGKAFAEALQQSSTLSAGSQFAADWLSLRETVDARSRSQALVDALARWLSENQRRAELSKSEELAPRVEASSPVILADLGCGRGSNSQFLAPRLHDAQRWMLIDHDSALLNEAYSRTSQLNTGKGETLQVETHCASLAHLDHPALTHCDVVTASALIDLVSQEWIDALAAQCAKHRQALLITLSITGEWYFTNAQQQPLNDPDDRWVSELFNAHQRRDKGLGDALGGDAHGALAKAMAHYGYRVIEAETPWRLAASKLAQYPLMCALVEGWASAATEQAPEAASRIAQWRDERLRNVAEGEVGIWVGHRDLLALPADEG; from the coding sequence ATGAGTCAGCCATTCACCTTGATAGTGGCTGGCGATCCAGACCAGCGTACCGGTGGGTATATTTATGATGCCCATATTGTCGCTGCACTGCGCGAGCGTGGGCTGGTTATCAATGTGGTGGGGGTGTCTGGGCGTTTTCCTGATGCCGATGATGAGGCCGCCCAGTCGCTCGCCGATACGCTTTCCGCGTTGCAGAATCATGCGCGGGTCATTATCGACGGTCTGGCCATGGGGGCGCTGCCAGAGGTAGTGGCTGTCCACGCTGAGCGCCTGGATATCACAGCGCTGCTGCATCATCCGTTGGGCGATGAGCAGGGCTTGAATGAGATGGAACAGCAGCGTTTTCACCGTAGTGAATTACGTGGGCTGGCGCACGTGAATAGAGTGATCGTGACCAGTCGCTTTACTGAGCGTCGCGTAAAGGCATTGGCGGAACAGTACGCGCTGCCATTTAGTGCCTCTATCACTGTGGTGGAGCCTGGGGTTGAACATGCCCCTGTCAGCTCTGCAGCGCAGCCCGACGAGCCTATACGTCTGTTATGCGTGGCAACGCTTACCCCGCGTAAAGGGCAGGATATTTTGGTGCAAGCCTTGGCGGGTGTTGAGAGGGGGCATTGGCGATGCGACTGCTTTGGCGGTGCTCGTGATGCTGCATTTACGGATCGCGTTCAAACGCTGATCGACAACCATCAGCTTGGCGATGGGGTAACGCTTCACGGCGAATGTGATGCCGCAACCCTGGAAGCCGCTTATCAAAACGCTCATGCACTGGTGTTGCCTTCTTGGTATGAAGGTTACGGCATGGTGGTCACTGAAGCGCTAGCCCATGGCTTGCCCGTTATCACCACCACCGGCGGTGCGCTGCGGGATACCTTGCCCAAAGGGGCTGGCATCAGCGTAGCGCCGGGGGATGTTGAGGCGCTATCGAGTGCGCTGGCGGCTTTCTGCCATGATGAGACACTACGCACTGAACTACGTGCAGGTGCCGCCGCTGCGCGTGCCTGCTTGGGCAACTGGCAGGCTGCAGGAAAGGCGTTTGCCGAGGCGCTGCAGCAATCTTCGACATTGTCGGCGGGAAGCCAATTTGCAGCGGATTGGTTATCGCTGCGTGAAACCGTCGATGCCCGCTCGCGCAGCCAAGCGCTGGTGGATGCGTTAGCGAGATGGTTATCAGAAAATCAGCGGAGAGCCGAGCTATCTAAGTCAGAAGAGCTCGCGCCGCGAGTAGAAGCTTCCTCGCCAGTGATACTGGCGGATTTAGGCTGTGGACGTGGTAGTAATAGCCAGTTTCTTGCGCCTCGCTTGCACGATGCCCAGCGCTGGATGCTGATTGACCATGATTCTGCCTTACTTAATGAAGCCTACTCGCGAACCAGCCAATTGAACACGGGTAAAGGTGAAACGCTCCAGGTGGAAACTCACTGCGCTTCTCTCGCACACCTTGATCACCCAGCACTTACGCACTGCGACGTAGTGACGGCATCTGCGCTGATCGATTTAGTATCTCAAGAGTGGATTGATGCCTTGGCTGCACAGTGTGCTAAACATCGGCAAGCGCTTCTTATCACTCTAAGCATTACCGGCGAATGGTACTTTACCAATGCCCAGCAGCAACCTCTGAACGACCCTGACGATCGTTGGGTCAGCGAGCTGTTCAACGCGCACCAGCGTCGGGATAAGGGCTTAGGCGATGCATTAGGCGGCGATGCCCACGGCGCGCTAGCCAAAGCGATGGCTCACTACGGTTATCGTGTTATTGAGGCTGAAACACCATGGCGATTGGCGGCGAGTAAGCTGGCGCAGTACCCCTTAATGTGCGCGTTAGTTGAAGGATGGGCGAGCGCTGCTACCGAACAGGCTCCAGAGGCGGCGTCACGGATTGCCCAGTGGCGTGATGAACGCCTGCGTAATGTGGCCGAAGGCGAGGTTGGTATTTGGGTAGGCCACCGCGACTTGCTGGCGCTACCAGCGGACGAGGGCTAA
- a CDS encoding 6-pyruvoyl trahydropterin synthase family protein — protein sequence MYRLCVRDHFMIAHSFNGEIFGPAQRTHGATYVVDVVFQRPELDQDGLVIDIGLASETVKEVLADYNYRNLDEVSEFSGKNTTTEFMAKVIFDQLAAAIKAGKMGTTAQGLTHMEIKLHESHVAWASYEGAL from the coding sequence ATGTACCGTTTATGCGTTCGTGACCATTTCATGATTGCCCACAGTTTTAATGGGGAAATATTTGGCCCTGCCCAACGCACCCACGGCGCCACCTATGTAGTAGACGTGGTGTTTCAGCGCCCTGAACTTGACCAGGATGGTCTAGTGATTGATATCGGTTTGGCTAGTGAGACGGTTAAAGAGGTGCTGGCGGATTACAACTATCGCAACCTTGATGAGGTGAGCGAATTTAGCGGTAAAAACACCACCACGGAATTTATGGCCAAGGTGATTTTTGACCAGCTGGCGGCTGCCATCAAAGCAGGAAAAATGGGTACCACCGCTCAGGGGCTGACGCACATGGAGATCAAGCTGCATGAATCTCATGTGGCGTGGGCAAGCTATGAAGGGGCGCTATGA